The following are encoded together in the Coffea arabica cultivar ET-39 chromosome 1c, Coffea Arabica ET-39 HiFi, whole genome shotgun sequence genome:
- the LOC113725043 gene encoding ankyrin repeat-containing protein BDA1 has translation MERKLTEAAQSGDINILYELLRLDPTLLDKFDKPSFLDTPLHTAAAAGSTHFALEVLSLKPSLGIKLNPDGYTPLDLALQNRRFQTVKRLIQQDPELIRGKGRERYTPLHHVAEVGTADLLADFLVACPKSIQDLTIRGETAVHIAVRKTKLGALKVLLGWLQRTNNEQILNRKDDNGDTVLHVAASTNQLEVVRLLINKVKINEKNLEGLTCLDTFTGLATAGDEKIAKALRGAGAKTSSALPPVDTLGDVLSSKESLTRKAFRQMECDVGLDGLSSEMRNALLVVAVLIATATYQAVLSPPGGISSGGDTTLFFSNSSDISPISDFARKTKITESTGKVQMGEAYFYVFITLNTVAFAASLGIIFSLLPTSRYNLLLFIPLLALLMSYTLSITIIAPHSRSLQMHAFYPVMIGFGLTMFIMRCKFPEFLGQAPNRYRRDQMEGDEIRGAGAHVNQV, from the exons ATGGAGAGGAAATTGACCGAGGCTGCACAATCGGGAGACATAAACATCTTGTATGAATTACTTCGGCTGGATCCAACCCTCCTGGATAAATTTGATAAGCCATCATTCCTGGATACACCTTTGCACACAGCAGCAGCTGCCGGCTCTACACACTTCGCCCTTGAAGTCCTAAGCTTAAAGCCCTCACTCGGCATCAAGCTCAACCCCGATGGCTATACTCCACTGGACTTGGCGCTACAGAACCGAAGATTCCAAACAGTTAAACGGCTCATACAGCAAGATCCTGAGCTCATTCGTGGCAAAGGAAGAGAGAGGTATACGCCTTTGCACCACGTAGCTGAAGTGGGTACTGCTGATCTTTTGGCTGATTTCCTAGTGGCATGCCCAAAATCCATTCAAGATTTGACAATTCGAGGAGAAACGGCTGTTCATATTGCTGTGAGAAAAACAAAACTCGGAGCTTTAAAGGTGCTGTTAGGTTGGCTTCAGAGGACAAACAATGAACAGATTTTGAACAGGAAAGACGATAATGGAGATACAGTCTTGCATGTTGCGGCCTCTACAAACCAACTGGAG GTTGTAAGGTTGCTGATCAACAAAgtcaaaataaatgaaaagaatttAGAAGGTTTAACATGCCTCGATACTTTTACGGGACTTGCAACCGCAGGAGATGAGAAAATTGCCAAAGCTTTACGTGGTGCAGGTGCTAAAACATCTTCAGCTCTGCCCCCAGTTGACACTTTAGGTGATGTTTTGAGTTCAAAAGAATCATTAACCAGAAAAGCTTTCAGGCAAATGGAATGTGATGTTGGCTTGGATGGTTTGTCCAGTGAGATGCGAAATGCCCTCCTAGTGGTAGCTGTTCTAATTGCAACAGCTACCTATCAAGCCGTACTAAGCCCTCCTGGAGGAATTTCATCAGGAGGTGATACCACTTTATTTTTCAGCAATTCTAGCGACATTTCTCCTATTTCAGATTTTGCCAGAAAAACTAAAATTACAGAGAGCACAGGAAAGGTGCAAATGGGAGAGGCTTACTTCTATGTTTTTATTACCTTGAACACGGTAGCTTTCGCAGCCTCCCTTGGCATTATCTTCAGTCTGCTCCCCACAAGCCGTTACAATTTGTTGCTGTTTATCCCTCTGTTAGCTCTATTGATGAGCTATACACTTTCGATAACCATCATAGCACCGCACTCACGTTCTTTACAAATGCATGCTTTCTACCCAGTCATGATCGGATTCGGTTTGACCATGTTCATAATGAGGTGCAAATTTCCTGAATTCCTTGGGCAAGCTCCAAATCGGTATAGGCGTGACCAGATGGAAGGAGATGAAATCCGTGGTGCCGGTGCCCATGTCAATCAAGTTTGA